GCAAAAAGTTCAGCAATGTGCTCGTTGTAGAGCCCAATACAGCCGTTTGATGATTGCCGACCGATTTTGCGCGTGTCACCGGTTCCGTGCACCCGGTAATACTGCCACGACAGATAAAGTGCGTGTGTTCCAAGCGGGTTGTCAGGACCCGGCGGCCAATAGTCAGGCCATTCAGGGTTACGCTCTTTCATTGATGGAGTGGGCCGCCAACTCGGCCCCTCCACCTTCCTTATAACCTTTGTATATCCTCGGCGGGTCAACTCTTCCGAGGCAGGGACACTCGACGGGTAGAGTTTGTAGACACTTTCGTCTTCCGACCAATACTGGACTGCACGCGAGTCGATGTCGCACAAAATTGCACCGTGCTGAAGGTTATCGAAGTGGTCTTGC
This genomic stretch from Roseobacter litoralis Och 149 harbors:
- a CDS encoding L,D-transpeptidase, encoding MIGLLATPSLLRAQEQEPSAVRRNISSFSADPWQDHFDNLQHGAILCDIDSRAVQYWSEDESVYKLYPSSVPASEELTRRGYTKVIRKVEGPSWRPTPSMKERNPEWPDYWPPGPDNPLGTHALYLSWQYYRVHGTGDTRKIGRQSSNGCIGLYNEHIAELFALAEVGTQVRIF